The Euphorbia lathyris chromosome 8, ddEupLath1.1, whole genome shotgun sequence genome has a window encoding:
- the LOC136202225 gene encoding acyl-lipid (9-3)-desaturase-like: MGEFKNYISEEELEKHKNPGDLWISIQGKIYNVSNWAKDHPGGEFPLVHLAGKDVTDSFIAFHPGTAWHYLDKFFTGYYLKDYSISEVSNDYRKLVAEFTKMGLFHQKGHITFVTLCAVVMLFSASVYGVLYCNSTWVHVLCGSLIGCSWIQLTWIGHDSAHYQFMSSSTFHHLFQILIGNCFSGVSIQAWKLIHNPHHIACNSLDFDPDMQHLPFFALSSEFFNSIRSYVHERNLNFDSLARLLVSYQQWTFYPIMCFARTSLFVQSFSLLFSKRRVPNRCQEILGVVLFWIWYPLLVSCLPNWKERVMFVIACFGVTGIQQVQFSLNHFSSHVYLGPPNGNDWFEKQTKGTLDIKCSSWMDWFHGGLQFQIEHHLFPRLPRCNLRKISPFVIELCKKHKLPYKSVSFWKANEMTLKTLRTAALQARDLTNPIPKNLVWEAVNTQG; this comes from the coding sequence ATGGGGGAGTTCAAGAATTACATTTCTGAAGAAGAGCTTGAGAAGCATAAGAATCCAGGGGATCTATGGATATCAATACAGGGAAAGATATATAATGTGAGTAATTGGGCCAAGGATCATCCAGGTGGAGAATTTCCATTGGTTCATCTTGCTGGTAAGGATGTTACGGACTCATTTATAGCCTTCCATCCAGGCACTGCTTGGCACTACCTTGACAAATTCTTCACTGGCTATTATCTTAAAGACTACTCTATTTCTGAGGTTTCTAATGACTATCGGAAATTGGTAGCTGAGTTTACAAAAATGGGTCTTTTTCACCAGAAAGGGCATATCACATTTGTTACTCTTTGTGCCGTAGTAATGCTGTTTTCTGCTAGCGTTTATGGTGTTTTATACTGTAATAGCACATGGGTACATGTCCTTTGTGGTTCTTTAATTGGGTGTTCCTGGATTCAATTGACATGGATAGGGCATGATTCTGCTCATTACCAATTTATGAGTAGCTCTACATTCCATCATCTTTTTCAGATTCTAATTGGTAATTGTTTTTCAGGGGTCAGTATTCAGGCATGGAAATTGATTCATAACCCTCATCATATTGCTTGTAACAGTCTTGATTTTGATCCAGATATGCAACACTTGCCCTTTTTTGCACTATCCTCAgagtttttcaattcaattaggTCGTACGTTCATGAAAGGAATCTGAATTTTGATTCATTAGCTAGGTTGTTGGTTAGTTATCAACAATGGACTTTTTATCCAATAATGTGTTTTGCTAGGACAAGTCTTTTTGTTCAGTCTTTTTCACTTTTGTTTTCAAAAAGAAGGGTTCCAAATAGATGTCAAGAGATTTTAGGAGTAGTTTTGTTCTGGATTTGGTATCCATTGCTGGTTTCTTGCTTGCCCAATTGGAAGGAAAGAGTGATGTTTGTTATTGCATGTTTTGGGGTTACTGGGATTCAACAGGTTCAATTCAGTTTAAACCATTTTTCATCCCATGTTTATCTTGGTCCTCCTAATGGGAATGATTGGTTTGAGAAGCAGACAAAAGGAACACTTGATATAAAATGTTCAAGTTGGATGGATTGGTTTCATGGTGGATTGCAGTTTCAGATTGAACACCATCTGTTTCCACGATTGCCTAGATGCAATCTTAGGAAAATATCGCCATTCGTGATTGAGCTGTGCAAGAAGCATAAGTTGCCCTATAAATCAGTATCTTTTTGGAAGGCTAATGAAATGACATTGAAGACTCTTCGGACTGCAGCTTTGCAAGCTAGGGATCTCACAAACCCAATTCCAAAGAATTTAGTTTGGGAAGCTGTTAATACTCAGGGATGA